The following proteins come from a genomic window of Alosa sapidissima isolate fAloSap1 chromosome 22, fAloSap1.pri, whole genome shotgun sequence:
- the braf gene encoding LOW QUALITY PROTEIN: serine/threonine-protein kinase B-raf (The sequence of the model RefSeq protein was modified relative to this genomic sequence to represent the inferred CDS: inserted 1 base in 1 codon) yields MAALSSAESPPPVFNGDTMDRDPERERGLDELGAGLDTTCSGGIPECQQDIPEEIWNIKQMIKLTQEHLEALLDKFGGEHNPPSIYLEAYEEYTSKLDALQQREQQLLEAIGNGTEFSCSSPTPVGSSSALLDVKLSGAQGFTPAPNTLAVLQTPTDTTRGNPRSPQKPIVRVFLPNKQRTVVPARCGMTVRDSLKKALMMRGLIPECCAVYRIQDGEKKPLGWDTDISWLTGEELHVEVLENVPLTTHNFVRKTFFTLAFCDFCRKLLFQGFRCQTCGYKFHQRCSTEVPLMCVNYDQLDLLLVSKFLXHHPITKEEVSSEGTTPVSEVCPSLPPSDSTGATGKEGDDLIRDQGLQRSDGAPPTHPARCLRKQRTRTSSPLLYSYPNDTVFDFDPEPVFRGSTTGLSATPPASLPGSLTNVKVPQKSPCQQRERKSSSSSEDRNKMKTLGRRDSSDDWEIPEGQITLGQRIGSGSFGTVYKGKWHGDVAVKRLNVTAPTPQQLQAFKNEVGVLRKTRHVNILLFMGYTTKPQLAIVTQWCEGSSLYHHLHIIETKFEMIKLIDIARQTAQGMDYLHAKSIIHRDLKSNNIFLHEDLTVKIGDFGLATVKSRWSGSHQFEQLSGSILWMAPEVIRLQDKNPYSFQSDVYAFGIVLYELMSGVLPYSNINNRDQIIFMVGRGYLSPDLSKVRSNCPKAMKRLMADCLKKKREERPLFPQILASIELLARSLPKIHRSASEPSLNRAGFQTEDFSLYACASPKTPIQAGCYGEFSAFK; encoded by the exons ATGGCGGCGTTGAGCAGCGCCGAGTCCCCACCGCCCGTCTTCAACGGAGACACCATGGACCGTGATCCGGAGCGGGAGCGGGGACTGGACGAACTGGGCGCTGGGCTCGACACCACTTGCTCCGGGGGGATTCCCGAATGTCAGCAAGACATTCCCGAGGAG ATATGGAACATTAAGCAGATGATTAAGTTGACACAGGAGCACTTAGAAGCACTTCTGGACAAGTTTGGGGGAGAGCACAACCCTCCGTCCATATATTTGGAG GCCTATGAGGAGTACACCAGTAAGTTAGATGCACTGCAGCAGAGGGAGCAGCAGCTCCTGGAGGCCATTGGGAACGGCACCGAgttctcctgctcctctcccacGCCAGTCGGCTCCTCCTCTGCCCTGCTGGACGTCAAGCTGAGTGGGGCACAGGGCTTCACCCCGGCCCCCAACACCCTGGCCGTCTTGCAGACCCCCACGGACACCACCCGCGGCAACCCTCGCTCACCGCAGAAGCCTATCGTCCGGGTGTTTCTGCCGAACAAACAGAGGacagtg GTCCCAGCTCGCTGTGGGATGACGGTGAGGGATTCGCTGAAGAAGGCTCTGATGATGAGAGGACTGATTCCTGAGTGCTGTGCTGTCTACAGGATACAGGatgg AGAGAAGAAGCCGCTTGGCTGGGATACAGATATCTCCTGGCTGACAGGCGAGGAGCTTCATGTGGAGGTCCTGGAGAACGTGCCGTTGACCACCCATAACTTT GTGAGGAAGACTTTCTTCACGCTGGCCTTCTGTGATTTCTGCCGGAAGCTCCTTTTCCAGGGCTTCCGCTGTCAAACATGTGGCTATAAGTTCCACCAGCGCTGCAGCACCGAGGTCCCGCTCATGTGTGTCAACTATGACCAGCTGGA cttGCTGCTGGTCTCCAAGTTTT AGCACCACCCCATCACTAAGGAGGAGGTGTCTTCTGAGGGGACCACCCCCGTGTCCGAGGTCTGTCCGTCCCTGCCGCCCTCTGACTCAACCGG TGCCACAGGGAAGGAAGGGGat GACTTGATTCGTGATCAAGGTTTACAGAGGTCTGATGGAG CCCCCCCGACCCACCCAGCCCGCTGCTTGAGGAAACAGCGCACGCGGACCTCAAGCCCCCTCCTATACTCCTACCCCAATGACACTGTCTTTGATTTTGACCCCGAGCCTGTGTTCCGAG GTTCCACGACAGGATTGTCCGCCACGCCCCCTGCCTCGCTGCCAGGCTCCCTGACCAATGTGAAGGTGCCGCAGAAGTCGCCATGCCAACAGCGCGAGCGAAAGTCGTCGTCTTCGTCTGAGGACCGCAATAAAATG AAAACCCTGGGCCGGCGGGACTCGAGCGACGACTGGGAGATCCCAGAGGGCCAGATCACTCTGGGACAGCGGATAGGCTCGGGCTCCTTTGGAACAGTCTACAAGGGAAAGTGGCACG GTGATGTGGCGGTGAAGAGGTTGAACGTCACTGCACCCACTCCTCAGCAGCTGCAGGCTTTCAAGAATGAAGTGGGCGTTCTCAG GAAAACCCGTCATGTGAACATCCTGCTGTTCATGGGCTACACCACCAAGCCCCAGCTGGCCATCGTCACGCAGTGGTGCGAGGGCTCCAGCCTCTACCACCACCTGCACATCATCGAGACCAAGTTCGAGATGATCAAGCTCATCGACATCGCCCGCCAGACAGCGCAGGGCATGGA CTACCTGCATGCCAAATCCATCATCCACAGAGACCTGAAGAGCAACA ACATCTTCCTGCATGAGGACTTGACGGTGAAGATCGGTGACTTTGGCCTGGCCACGGTGAAGTCTCGCTGGAGCGGCTCACACCAGTTTGAGCAGCTCTCTGGGTCCATCCTGTGGATG gccccCGAGGTGATCCGGCTTCAGGACAAGAATCCGTACAGTTTCCAGTCGGATGTGTATGCCTTTGGCATCGTGCTGTACGAACTGATGTCTGGAGTGCTGCCCTACTCGAACATCAACAACAGAGACCAG atcaTATTTATGGTGGGCCGGGGCTACCTGTCCCCGGACCTGAGTAAAGTGCGCAGTAACTGCCCCAAGGCCATGAAGAGGCTGATGGCCGACTGCCTAAAGAAGAAGCGGGAGGAGAGGCCCCTCTttccacag ATCCTGGCCTCCATAGAGCTGCTGGCACGCTCGCTACCCAAGATCCACCGCAGCGCCTCGGAGCCCTCTCTCAACCGCGCCGGCTTCCAGACGGAAGATTTCAGCCTGTATGCCTGCGCCTCCCCAAAGACCCCCATCCAGGCTGGCTGCTATG GGGAGTTTTCAGCCTTCAAGTAG